A portion of the Stigmatella aurantiaca DW4/3-1 genome contains these proteins:
- the msrP gene encoding protein-methionine-sulfoxide reductase catalytic subunit MsrP, producing MSDKKAPQPPESEVTPETLYRRRREFIKNAGLFLGTAAAVGGGLYLLGPKRTRPGETPPPPEAGGKAGPAEPPADEAPIAQKSLGPYDTDEAQTPYDDVTSYNNFYEFGLDKGDPVQNAHTLKTRPWAVVVDGEVNKPQTVDIDQLLAWFPPEERIYRMRCVEAWSMVIPWLGIPLGELIKRVEPTSRAKYVAFTTLKDPEQMPGQKRRVLDWPYVEGLRLDEAVHPLTLLATGLYGKALPPQNGAPLRLVVPWKYGFKGIKSIVRITLTERQPPTTWNLAASNEYGFYANVNPAVDHPRWSQATERRIGEFRRRPTLPFNGYAEQVASLYTGMDLRENY from the coding sequence ATGTCCGACAAGAAGGCGCCTCAGCCCCCTGAGTCCGAAGTGACCCCCGAGACGCTCTACCGGCGGCGCCGCGAGTTCATCAAGAACGCGGGCCTCTTTCTCGGGACGGCCGCGGCCGTGGGAGGAGGCCTCTACTTGTTGGGCCCCAAGCGCACCCGGCCCGGCGAAACACCGCCCCCTCCCGAAGCAGGAGGCAAGGCAGGGCCCGCCGAGCCGCCCGCGGATGAGGCGCCGATCGCCCAGAAATCCCTGGGGCCTTACGACACGGACGAGGCGCAGACGCCCTACGACGACGTCACCTCCTACAACAACTTCTATGAGTTCGGGCTCGACAAGGGGGATCCGGTCCAGAACGCCCATACGCTCAAGACGAGGCCCTGGGCCGTCGTCGTGGACGGCGAGGTGAACAAGCCGCAGACGGTGGACATCGACCAGCTCCTCGCCTGGTTCCCTCCGGAGGAGCGCATCTACCGGATGCGCTGCGTGGAGGCCTGGTCCATGGTCATCCCCTGGCTGGGCATCCCGCTGGGGGAGCTGATCAAGCGCGTGGAGCCCACGAGCCGTGCGAAGTACGTGGCCTTCACCACCTTGAAGGACCCGGAGCAGATGCCCGGTCAGAAGCGCCGCGTGCTGGACTGGCCCTATGTGGAAGGGCTGCGCCTGGACGAGGCGGTCCACCCGCTCACCCTGTTGGCCACGGGGCTCTATGGCAAGGCGCTGCCGCCCCAGAACGGCGCGCCCCTGCGGCTGGTGGTGCCTTGGAAGTACGGCTTCAAGGGCATCAAATCCATCGTCCGCATCACGCTCACCGAGCGTCAGCCGCCCACCACGTGGAACCTCGCGGCGTCCAACGAGTACGGCTTCTACGCGAACGTGAACCCGGCGGTGGATCACCCGCGCTGGAGCCAGGCCACCGAGCGGCGCATTGGGGAGTTCCGCCGCCGTCCCACGCTGCCCTTCAACGGCTACGCGGAGCAGGTCGCCTCCCTCTATACGGGCATGGACCTGCGCGAGAACTACTGA
- a CDS encoding fatty acid desaturase — translation MSARVGHGPWGVPIALFILGAWAGHLVWLLSNEGPSWSSPLAWLHILVQGYLCTGLFITGHDAMHGTVSRRRWLNNAVGTAACFLFAGLSYHRLVVNHRAHHADPTSESDPDFSTRTQSFWPWLGTFMVRYATVIQFSVMALKFNILWWLGVEQWRIWLFWVVPAVLGTFQLFYFGTYVPHRRPETPEMAPHHARTLPRNHWVAMLSCYFFSYHWEHHESPSTPWWALWRMKDARASVTDARPAA, via the coding sequence ATGAGCGCTCGCGTTGGCCATGGCCCCTGGGGAGTCCCCATCGCGCTGTTCATCCTCGGCGCTTGGGCGGGGCACCTCGTCTGGTTGCTCTCGAACGAGGGACCTTCCTGGTCCTCCCCGCTCGCCTGGCTGCACATCCTGGTGCAGGGCTACCTGTGCACGGGCCTCTTCATCACCGGCCACGACGCGATGCACGGCACGGTGAGCCGCCGCCGGTGGCTGAACAACGCCGTGGGGACGGCGGCCTGCTTCCTCTTCGCGGGGCTCTCGTACCACCGGCTGGTGGTGAATCACCGCGCCCACCATGCGGACCCCACGAGCGAGAGCGATCCCGACTTCTCGACGCGCACCCAGTCCTTCTGGCCGTGGCTGGGCACCTTCATGGTCCGCTACGCCACGGTGATTCAATTCTCCGTGATGGCGTTGAAGTTCAACATCCTGTGGTGGCTGGGCGTGGAGCAGTGGCGCATCTGGCTCTTCTGGGTGGTGCCCGCGGTGCTGGGCACCTTCCAGCTCTTCTACTTCGGCACCTACGTACCCCACCGCCGCCCGGAGACGCCGGAGATGGCGCCCCACCATGCCCGCACCCTGCCGCGCAACCACTGGGTGGCCATGCTCTCGTGCTATTTCTTCAGCTACCACTGGGAGCACCATGAATCTCCCTCCACCCCTTGGTGGGCGCTGTGGCGCATGAAGGACGCGCGGGCTTCGGTAACGGACGCACGGCCTGCCGCGTAA
- a CDS encoding dipeptidyl-peptidase 3 family protein, translating into MTRNLLSLLTAVLLSGAAQAAEPAPAAYPTAAQLQRMTARFAPVDLKVDLSKLPDAEKRALAKTIQAARLMDVLFLRQAWAGNESLLLELLDDTTPLGRARLQAFLLNKGPWSRLDEGRAFIPGVPPESPASGNFYPAGTTKEDVDRWVKTLADSQQRDATGFYTTLRRAPDGKIITVPYSVEYQGELSQAAQLLREAASLTKQPTLQAFLSARADAFLSNDYYASEVAWMELDATIEPTIGPYEVYEDNWFNYKAAFEAFITLRDDAETQKLSRFSGELQWLEDHLPIDAKMRNAKLGALAPISVVNSVFSSGDANRGVQTAAFNLPNDERVTAEKGSKRVMLKNVQEAKFQRVLKPIAQVALPAKDRKDVSFEAFFTHILMHELMHGLGPHNITVGGKQTTVRQALQVSSSATEEAKADISGLWALQQLVNKGVLDKSLERTMYTTFLASAFRSIRFGVDEAHGKGVALQLNHFLDTGAVKVNADGTFSVVPEKIQASVESLTKQLMELQGRGDRAQAEALLEKQGVVRPEVKRVLDKLQNVPVDIAPRFVTADQLLQEYGGGAGAVQK; encoded by the coding sequence ATGACACGCAACCTCCTGTCACTCCTCACGGCGGTGCTCCTTTCGGGTGCCGCTCAGGCCGCGGAACCTGCCCCCGCGGCGTACCCCACGGCCGCCCAACTCCAGCGGATGACGGCGCGTTTCGCCCCGGTGGACCTCAAGGTCGACCTGTCGAAGCTCCCGGACGCCGAGAAGCGGGCGCTGGCGAAGACGATCCAGGCGGCCCGGCTGATGGATGTGCTGTTCCTGCGCCAGGCCTGGGCGGGCAACGAGTCCCTGCTCTTGGAACTGCTCGACGACACGACGCCCCTGGGCCGGGCGCGGTTGCAGGCCTTCCTGCTCAACAAGGGGCCCTGGTCCCGGCTGGACGAGGGGCGGGCGTTCATCCCAGGCGTTCCCCCGGAGTCTCCCGCCTCGGGCAACTTCTATCCCGCGGGCACCACCAAGGAGGACGTGGATCGCTGGGTGAAGACCCTGGCCGATTCGCAGCAGCGCGACGCCACCGGTTTCTACACCACGCTGCGCCGGGCGCCGGATGGCAAGATCATCACCGTGCCCTACAGCGTGGAGTACCAGGGCGAGCTGTCGCAAGCCGCCCAACTGCTGCGCGAGGCGGCATCGCTCACGAAGCAGCCCACGCTCCAGGCCTTCCTCTCGGCGCGGGCGGACGCGTTCCTGTCCAACGACTATTACGCCAGCGAGGTGGCGTGGATGGAGCTGGACGCCACCATCGAGCCCACCATCGGGCCCTATGAGGTCTACGAGGACAACTGGTTCAACTACAAGGCCGCCTTCGAGGCCTTCATCACCCTGCGGGACGATGCGGAGACGCAGAAGCTGTCGCGCTTCAGCGGCGAGCTCCAGTGGTTGGAAGACCACCTGCCCATCGACGCGAAGATGCGCAACGCGAAGCTCGGCGCGCTCGCGCCCATCAGCGTCGTCAACAGCGTCTTCTCCTCGGGAGATGCGAACCGGGGCGTGCAGACGGCCGCCTTCAACCTCCCCAACGACGAGCGGGTGACGGCGGAGAAGGGCAGCAAGCGGGTGATGCTCAAGAACGTGCAGGAGGCCAAGTTCCAGCGGGTGCTCAAGCCCATCGCCCAGGTGGCGCTGCCCGCCAAGGACCGCAAGGACGTCTCCTTCGAGGCCTTCTTCACCCACATCCTCATGCACGAGCTGATGCACGGACTGGGGCCGCACAACATCACCGTGGGTGGCAAGCAGACCACGGTGCGCCAGGCACTCCAGGTCTCCTCCAGCGCCACCGAGGAGGCCAAGGCCGACATCTCGGGACTCTGGGCGTTGCAGCAACTGGTGAACAAGGGCGTGCTCGACAAGTCCCTGGAGCGGACCATGTACACCACGTTCCTGGCCTCCGCGTTTCGCTCCATCCGCTTCGGCGTCGACGAGGCGCACGGCAAGGGCGTGGCGCTTCAGCTCAACCACTTCCTGGACACCGGCGCGGTGAAGGTGAACGCGGACGGGACGTTCTCCGTCGTTCCGGAGAAGATCCAGGCCTCCGTGGAGAGCCTCACGAAGCAGCTCATGGAGTTGCAGGGGCGCGGGGACCGGGCCCAGGCCGAGGCGCTGCTGGAGAAGCAGGGCGTGGTGCGCCCCGAGGTGAAACGCGTCCTCGACAAGCTCCAGAACGTCCCGGTGGACATCGCGCCGCGCTTCGTCACGGCCGACCAGCTCCTCCAGGAGTACGGGGGGGGCGCCGGGGCTGTTCAGAAATAG
- the htpG gene encoding molecular chaperone HtpG has product MSVETPRETHSFQAEINQLLHLVINSLYSHKEIFLRELVSNASDALDKLRFRAITEPELLGEQSALEIHILPDAEKGTLTIEDTGVGMTHDELVKNLGTIAHSGSREFLEMLSQRGQKDVSLIGQFGVGFYSAYLVADRVEVVSRAAGADSQAWRWTSEAKGTFTVEPAERATRGTAVTLHLKEDQKEFLDEWRLRQLITQYSDYVGHPIQIQVKKTTDVIDPQTGQKTVTTALETVNKASALWQRPKSELTDEKYQEFYKQLTHDFEPPLTWTHFKTDGNQQFTGLLFVPKRKPFDMDAASKRRGVRLFVKRVFIMDDCEEILPPWLRFVRGVVDSDDLPLNVSRELLQDSAVVRSIRKHVIKKTLDQLEKLAKDKPEDYLTFWKNFGVTLKEGLAADSEQREKLGSLVRYESSSQEGLTSLADYVSRMKEGQQAIYYAYGESRKALEGSPHLETLTKRGYEVLFMTDPVDEWAAQGLSEFADKPLVSALQADLKIQATDEEKKQQEEHAKGLGPLTERMKEVLKESVREVRVSDRLTDSPVCLVLPEGGSPAFLERLLKENGRNAPRAKRILEVNPTHPVVEHLRKLHERDASSERLTEWIEMLHDQALLTEGSGLEDPNRFARRMTALLTQVAAQA; this is encoded by the coding sequence ATGTCCGTCGAAACCCCACGGGAAACCCACTCTTTCCAGGCTGAAATCAATCAGCTGCTGCACCTGGTCATCAATTCCCTCTACAGCCACAAGGAGATTTTCCTTCGTGAGCTGGTCTCCAACGCCTCCGACGCGCTGGACAAGCTGCGCTTCCGCGCCATCACCGAGCCCGAGCTGCTCGGAGAGCAGTCCGCGCTGGAAATCCACATCCTCCCGGATGCGGAGAAGGGCACGCTCACCATCGAGGACACCGGCGTCGGCATGACGCACGACGAGTTGGTGAAGAACCTGGGCACCATCGCCCACTCGGGCTCGCGCGAGTTCCTGGAGATGCTCTCCCAGCGCGGCCAGAAGGACGTCAGCCTCATCGGCCAGTTCGGCGTGGGCTTCTACAGCGCCTACCTCGTCGCCGACCGGGTGGAAGTGGTCAGCCGGGCGGCGGGCGCGGACAGCCAGGCCTGGCGGTGGACCTCCGAGGCCAAGGGCACCTTCACCGTGGAGCCCGCCGAGCGCGCCACCCGGGGCACCGCCGTCACCCTCCACCTCAAGGAGGACCAGAAGGAGTTCCTGGACGAGTGGCGCCTGCGCCAGCTCATCACCCAGTACTCGGACTACGTGGGCCACCCCATCCAGATCCAGGTGAAGAAGACCACCGACGTCATCGACCCGCAGACGGGCCAGAAGACCGTCACCACCGCGCTGGAGACCGTCAACAAGGCGAGCGCCCTGTGGCAGCGCCCCAAGTCCGAACTCACCGACGAGAAGTACCAGGAGTTCTACAAGCAGCTCACCCACGACTTCGAGCCGCCGCTCACGTGGACGCACTTCAAGACGGACGGCAACCAGCAGTTCACCGGCCTGCTCTTCGTGCCCAAGCGCAAGCCGTTCGACATGGACGCCGCCTCCAAGCGGCGCGGCGTGCGGCTGTTCGTCAAGCGCGTCTTCATCATGGATGACTGCGAGGAGATCCTCCCGCCCTGGCTGCGCTTCGTGCGCGGCGTGGTGGACTCGGACGACCTGCCGCTCAACGTCTCGCGCGAGCTGCTCCAGGACTCCGCCGTGGTGCGCTCCATCCGCAAGCACGTCATCAAGAAGACGCTGGACCAGTTGGAGAAGCTCGCCAAGGACAAGCCCGAGGACTACCTCACGTTCTGGAAGAACTTCGGCGTCACCCTCAAGGAGGGGCTCGCCGCCGACAGCGAGCAGCGCGAGAAGCTGGGCTCGCTGGTGCGCTACGAGAGCAGCAGCCAGGAGGGGCTCACCTCGCTCGCGGACTACGTCTCCCGGATGAAGGAGGGCCAGCAGGCCATCTATTACGCCTACGGCGAGTCGCGCAAAGCGCTGGAGGGCTCCCCCCACCTGGAGACGCTCACCAAGCGGGGCTACGAGGTCCTCTTCATGACCGATCCCGTGGATGAGTGGGCCGCCCAGGGGCTGAGCGAGTTCGCGGACAAGCCGCTGGTGTCCGCGCTCCAGGCGGACCTGAAGATCCAGGCCACCGACGAGGAGAAGAAGCAGCAGGAGGAGCACGCCAAGGGCCTGGGGCCCCTCACCGAGCGGATGAAGGAGGTGCTCAAGGAGTCCGTCCGCGAGGTGCGCGTGTCGGACCGGCTCACCGACTCGCCGGTGTGCCTGGTGCTCCCCGAGGGCGGCTCCCCTGCGTTCCTGGAGCGGCTCCTCAAGGAGAACGGGCGCAACGCGCCGCGCGCCAAGCGCATCCTCGAGGTGAACCCCACCCACCCCGTCGTCGAGCACCTGCGCAAGCTGCACGAGCGCGATGCATCGTCCGAGCGGCTGACCGAGTGGATCGAGATGCTGCATGACCAGGCCCTGCTCACCGAGGGCAGCGGGCTGGAGGACCCCAACCGCTTCGCCCGGCGGATGACCGCGCTGCTGACCCAGGTGGCCGCCCAAGCCTGA
- a CDS encoding CPBP family intramembrane glutamic endopeptidase, producing MGEASTQGKWTVAASVASLAWAVLVQARPSGFYLFGPAYCLGWLVLSWKALGAPRPGLPRSVGRELLLGAAVGAAMVGVSLAVAWGGCEGASWTLCQPVETLIGQARGVSAAALLGVGGLVVPAEEVFWHGVVQTALRPKAGKWLRAVLSTGLLCLSYLLVGAWELALAALPTFLIWGGLTEWRQTLVAPVVSHGLWTVLMIVLLG from the coding sequence GTGGGTGAAGCGTCTACGCAGGGGAAATGGACGGTGGCCGCCAGCGTGGCGTCGCTCGCGTGGGCGGTGCTCGTCCAGGCGCGTCCCTCGGGGTTCTACCTCTTCGGTCCCGCCTACTGTCTGGGGTGGCTGGTCCTCTCGTGGAAGGCGCTGGGGGCGCCCCGTCCGGGTCTGCCGCGGTCCGTGGGAAGGGAGCTGCTGTTAGGGGCGGCGGTGGGCGCGGCGATGGTGGGGGTCTCGCTGGCGGTGGCCTGGGGAGGATGCGAGGGCGCTTCCTGGACGCTCTGCCAGCCGGTGGAAACGCTGATTGGGCAGGCGAGGGGGGTGAGCGCCGCGGCACTCCTCGGCGTGGGAGGGCTCGTCGTGCCCGCGGAGGAGGTGTTCTGGCACGGCGTGGTGCAGACGGCCCTGCGGCCCAAGGCGGGGAAGTGGCTTCGCGCGGTGCTGTCCACGGGGCTGCTGTGCCTGTCCTATCTGCTGGTGGGGGCGTGGGAGCTGGCCCTGGCGGCGCTGCCCACCTTCCTCATCTGGGGAGGGCTGACCGAGTGGCGCCAGACGCTCGTGGCCCCGGTGGTGAGCCACGGGCTCTGGACGGTGCTGATGATCGTCCTGCTGGGATAG
- the trpD gene encoding anthranilate phosphoribosyltransferase, which translates to MTLKEALGIVLNRRDLTREEMATVMGLMLAGEATSAQVGALAAALRMKGETEDELLGAAEAMRERAAKLPVKAEVVLDTCGTGGDGAHTFNISTAVAFVTAGAGVTVAKHGNRAVSSRCGSADVLEALGLPMDRPHASISRDIEEHGLGFLFAPAHHSAMRHVAQARREMGFHNLFNLLGPLTNPAGARYQLLGTFAGERLTQTAQVLKRLGSRRAWVVHGQDGLDEISPCGPSDVADLREDGTVSRFTLAPEDVGLERVPREAIAGGDAKENARMLRALLDGERSGVRTAVVLNAGAAMVVVGKAADLREGVQRAEESIDSGAAARKLAALIQGAVSEKHE; encoded by the coding sequence ATGACACTCAAAGAGGCGCTGGGCATCGTGCTGAACCGACGCGACCTGACCCGCGAGGAGATGGCCACGGTCATGGGCCTGATGCTCGCCGGGGAGGCCACGTCCGCCCAGGTGGGCGCGCTGGCCGCCGCGCTCCGGATGAAGGGGGAGACGGAGGATGAGCTCCTCGGGGCCGCCGAGGCCATGCGGGAGCGCGCGGCGAAGCTCCCGGTCAAGGCCGAGGTGGTGCTGGACACGTGCGGCACGGGCGGCGACGGCGCCCACACCTTCAACATCTCCACCGCGGTGGCCTTCGTGACCGCGGGGGCCGGCGTGACCGTGGCCAAGCATGGCAACCGCGCCGTCTCCAGCCGCTGCGGCAGCGCGGATGTGCTGGAGGCCCTGGGCCTGCCCATGGACCGGCCCCACGCGTCCATCTCCCGGGACATCGAGGAGCACGGGCTGGGCTTTCTCTTCGCGCCCGCGCACCACAGCGCCATGCGGCACGTGGCGCAGGCCCGCCGGGAGATGGGCTTCCACAACCTCTTCAACCTGCTGGGCCCCCTCACCAACCCCGCCGGGGCGCGCTACCAACTGCTGGGCACCTTCGCCGGGGAGCGCCTGACCCAGACGGCCCAGGTGCTGAAGCGGCTGGGCAGCCGGCGCGCCTGGGTGGTCCACGGCCAGGACGGGCTGGACGAGATTTCGCCCTGCGGCCCCTCCGATGTCGCGGATCTCCGGGAGGACGGCACGGTGAGCCGCTTCACCCTCGCCCCCGAGGACGTCGGGCTGGAGCGGGTGCCCCGGGAGGCCATCGCCGGCGGGGACGCGAAGGAGAATGCGCGGATGCTGCGGGCGCTGCTGGACGGAGAGCGCTCCGGGGTTCGCACCGCCGTGGTGCTCAATGCCGGGGCGGCAATGGTCGTTGTCGGAAAAGCAGCGGATCTCCGCGAGGGTGTTCAGCGGGCCGAGGAGTCGATCGACTCCGGCGCGGCGGCTCGCAAGCTCGCGGCGCTCATCCAGGGAGCTGTCTCGGAGAAACACGAATGA
- a CDS encoding indole-3-glycerol phosphate synthase TrpC — translation MNLLAEIFARKRRELAARAPLGARVRPPGRDFTAALLQRRPEAVVNVIAEVKRRSPSGGPFPHQDLVQVARGYEAGGASAISVLTDDVDFGGCIEDLEQVRAAIGLPVLRKDFLVASQEVEESAAMGADAVLLIADALEDGLLREMIATAKACRVAALVEAHTSAHAERALAAGAEWVGINNRDLSTLRTDTATALRVMPRLRARARGLVAESGLKTAADFAAAQAAGADAVLVGESLLRDADPGRALARLLAAGDGTK, via the coding sequence ATGAATCTGCTCGCGGAAATCTTCGCACGCAAGCGCAGGGAGCTTGCCGCGCGCGCGCCCCTGGGCGCACGGGTGCGTCCCCCTGGCCGGGACTTCACGGCGGCCCTGCTCCAACGCCGTCCGGAAGCCGTGGTGAACGTCATCGCCGAGGTGAAGCGGCGCAGCCCCTCGGGGGGCCCCTTCCCCCATCAGGATCTCGTCCAGGTGGCCCGGGGCTACGAGGCGGGAGGCGCCAGCGCCATCAGCGTCCTCACGGATGACGTGGACTTCGGTGGCTGCATCGAGGACCTGGAACAAGTCCGGGCCGCGATAGGCCTGCCCGTGCTGCGCAAGGACTTCCTGGTCGCCTCGCAAGAGGTGGAGGAGAGCGCGGCGATGGGCGCGGACGCGGTGCTGCTCATCGCGGACGCGCTCGAGGATGGGCTCCTGCGGGAGATGATCGCCACGGCGAAGGCCTGCCGGGTGGCGGCCCTGGTGGAAGCGCATACGTCGGCACACGCCGAGCGGGCGCTGGCGGCGGGCGCGGAGTGGGTGGGCATCAACAACCGGGACCTGTCCACGCTGCGCACGGACACGGCCACGGCGCTCCGGGTGATGCCGCGGCTGCGGGCCCGGGCCCGGGGGCTGGTGGCCGAGAGCGGGCTGAAGACGGCGGCGGACTTCGCGGCGGCGCAAGCGGCGGGCGCGGACGCGGTGCTGGTGGGCGAGTCCCTGCTGCGGGACGCGGACCCCGGCCGGGCGCTGGCGCGGCTGCTGGCCGCGGGGGACGGCACGAAGTGA
- a CDS encoding phosphoribosylanthranilate isomerase: MNVRVKICGITRSEDARAAWDAGADALGLNFYPRSPRYVEPGPAAALARTRPALGSVVGVFVNESPVTILARVRECGLTAVQLHGDEPPEACMGYGVPVIKALRVRGEEDVERARTYVGAGDVAALLLDGAAPGYGGGGVTFDWGLVARLTDAGVPVLVAGGLTPGNVAEAIRATRPYGVDVASGVESSPGIKDVDAVRTFIRAAKALNLGE, translated from the coding sequence GTGAACGTCCGGGTGAAGATCTGCGGGATCACCCGGTCCGAGGATGCTCGCGCGGCGTGGGATGCGGGCGCGGACGCGCTGGGGCTGAACTTCTATCCCCGCTCCCCCCGCTACGTCGAACCCGGCCCGGCGGCGGCCCTGGCACGAACCCGTCCCGCCCTGGGCTCGGTGGTGGGCGTCTTCGTCAACGAGTCCCCGGTCACCATCCTGGCGCGGGTGCGCGAGTGCGGGCTCACGGCGGTTCAGCTCCATGGAGATGAGCCTCCCGAGGCCTGCATGGGCTATGGGGTGCCCGTCATCAAGGCCCTGCGCGTGCGCGGGGAGGAAGACGTGGAGCGGGCGCGCACGTATGTGGGCGCGGGCGATGTGGCGGCGTTGCTGCTGGACGGGGCGGCGCCCGGCTACGGGGGCGGAGGGGTGACGTTCGATTGGGGCCTGGTGGCGCGGCTGACGGACGCGGGCGTGCCGGTGCTGGTGGCGGGCGGGCTGACGCCAGGCAATGTGGCCGAGGCCATCCGGGCCACGCGCCCCTATGGTGTGGACGTGGCGAGCGGGGTGGAGTCGAGCCCTGGTATCAAGGACGTGGATGCGGTGCGGACGTTCATTCGCGCCGCCAAGGCGTTGAACCTCGGGGAGTGA
- the trpB gene encoding tryptophan synthase subunit beta, translating into MSIETSATIGRFGPFGGRYVPETLVPALLELEEAYTAARADPAFGKQVAQVLKEFVGRETPLTPAHRLTAAWGGAQVWLKREDLAHTGAHKINNTIGQVLLALRMGKKRIIAETGAGQHGVATATACALFGLPCEVYMGALDVERQALNVFRMRALGATVRPVELGSKTLKDAMNEAMRTWVSQVQDTHYVIGSAAGPHPYPTIVRDFQAIIGQEVRKQSQALFGQLPDAIIACVGGGSNAIGVLHPFVGDKQVRLVGVEAGGHGLHTKQHGASLTLGTEGVLHGSRSLVLQDEHGQIQEAHSISAGLDYPGVGPELAFLVKTGRMEIRTATDDEALQAFYEVSRSEGILPALETSHAFARGAELARELGKGKHLVINCSGRGDKDVATIAARGIPAAITGNKS; encoded by the coding sequence ATGAGCATCGAGACTTCGGCCACCATTGGCCGCTTTGGCCCCTTCGGCGGCCGCTATGTGCCGGAGACGCTCGTCCCGGCCTTGCTGGAGTTGGAAGAGGCCTACACCGCGGCCCGGGCGGACCCGGCCTTCGGCAAGCAGGTCGCCCAGGTCCTCAAGGAGTTCGTGGGCCGGGAGACGCCGCTGACGCCCGCGCACCGGCTCACCGCGGCCTGGGGCGGCGCGCAGGTGTGGCTCAAGCGGGAGGATCTGGCGCACACGGGTGCGCACAAGATCAACAACACCATCGGCCAGGTGCTGCTGGCACTGCGGATGGGCAAGAAGCGCATCATCGCGGAGACGGGCGCGGGCCAGCATGGCGTGGCCACGGCCACCGCGTGCGCGCTCTTCGGGCTGCCGTGCGAGGTGTACATGGGCGCGCTGGACGTGGAGCGCCAGGCGCTCAACGTCTTCCGCATGCGCGCCCTGGGCGCCACGGTCCGTCCGGTGGAGCTGGGCTCGAAGACGCTGAAGGATGCGATGAACGAGGCCATGCGCACCTGGGTCTCCCAGGTCCAGGACACGCACTACGTCATCGGCAGCGCGGCGGGGCCTCACCCCTACCCCACCATCGTCCGGGACTTCCAAGCCATCATCGGCCAGGAGGTGCGGAAGCAATCCCAGGCCCTCTTTGGACAGCTGCCGGATGCCATCATCGCCTGCGTGGGCGGCGGCTCGAACGCCATCGGCGTGCTCCACCCCTTCGTCGGCGACAAGCAGGTGCGGCTGGTGGGCGTCGAGGCCGGAGGCCACGGCCTGCACACCAAGCAGCACGGCGCGTCGCTGACGCTCGGCACGGAAGGGGTGCTCCACGGCTCGCGCTCGCTGGTGCTCCAGGATGAGCACGGGCAGATCCAGGAGGCCCACTCCATCTCCGCCGGTCTGGACTACCCGGGCGTGGGGCCGGAGCTGGCCTTCCTGGTGAAGACGGGCCGCATGGAGATCCGCACGGCGACGGATGACGAGGCGCTTCAGGCCTTCTACGAGGTGTCGCGCTCCGAGGGCATCCTGCCGGCGCTGGAGACGTCCCATGCCTTCGCGCGCGGGGCGGAGCTGGCGCGCGAGCTGGGCAAGGGCAAGCACCTGGTCATCAACTGTTCGGGCCGCGGCGACAAGGACGTGGCCACCATCGCGGCCCGGGGCATCCCCGCGGCCATCACGGGGAACAAGTCATGA
- the trpA gene encoding tryptophan synthase subunit alpha, which produces MSGEIAAAFAKAKARGEGALVAYAMAGDPDLPRSVDVFAAMVEGGADILEIGVAFSDPIADGPVIQEASERALKAGASLKRVLNEVVPEVRKRCPETPLVVMTYINVVMAMGEEKYAKLAREKGISGTILPDLPPEESSGIRATFDAAGLDLIPLCAPTTPPARAEAIARDARGFVYCVSVAGVTGMRSELPVDLSSRLELVRKASPVPITAGFGISTAEQARTIGAHADGVVVGSALVRAAHADGPAAARQLCAEIKRGLKR; this is translated from the coding sequence ATGAGCGGAGAGATCGCGGCGGCCTTTGCAAAGGCGAAGGCCCGGGGCGAAGGCGCGCTGGTGGCGTACGCCATGGCCGGGGATCCGGATCTGCCCCGCTCGGTGGACGTCTTCGCGGCGATGGTGGAAGGCGGCGCGGACATCCTGGAGATCGGCGTGGCGTTCAGCGATCCCATCGCGGACGGGCCCGTCATCCAGGAGGCCTCGGAGCGAGCGCTCAAGGCCGGTGCTTCGCTGAAGCGCGTGCTGAACGAGGTGGTGCCCGAGGTGCGCAAGCGCTGCCCCGAGACGCCGCTCGTGGTGATGACGTACATCAACGTGGTGATGGCGATGGGCGAGGAGAAGTACGCGAAGCTGGCGCGCGAGAAGGGCATCTCCGGCACCATCCTTCCGGACCTGCCCCCGGAAGAGAGCTCGGGGATCCGCGCGACCTTCGACGCGGCGGGGCTGGACCTCATCCCGCTGTGCGCGCCGACCACGCCTCCGGCACGCGCCGAGGCGATTGCCCGGGATGCCCGTGGCTTCGTGTACTGCGTGTCCGTGGCGGGTGTGACGGGCATGCGCTCCGAGCTGCCGGTGGACCTGTCCTCGCGGCTCGAGCTGGTGAGGAAGGCATCGCCGGTGCCCATCACGGCTGGCTTTGGCATCTCCACCGCCGAGCAAGCGCGCACCATTGGCGCACACGCGGATGGCGTGGTGGTGGGCAGCGCCCTCGTGCGTGCCGCCCATGCGGACGGCCCAGCGGCGGCACGTCAGCTCTGCGCGGAGATCAAACGCGGACTGAAGCGCTGA